A stretch of the Lolium perenne isolate Kyuss_39 chromosome 3, Kyuss_2.0, whole genome shotgun sequence genome encodes the following:
- the LOC127339194 gene encoding uncharacterized protein produces MSRRMMKKPKLEETAGQGDPALPVYMLVGHGSMRPAYSVFKVDPYAGGAKGSPGRLLARLKCKHSKSFLPVRSKHGSWIVGVGGSSTKSRYGAEETIIFDTESHEVITGPNPGSTKPNPVLLAVGERIYAMARRPSINGRVDDAFDGRINFLPWFEVLDLSQAKVVGGCLTGCGWKALPSPAPVFPWGQNLHQYISRTTSDFAVRSYASVGCYILVSVSGQPGTYAFDTETEQWTTVDEKNDLPFIQLAIPHGPELFLGMSRATRAITAYKITVVAGVSLAIMEIPVLSDLPGDEEVMTTHNFLSLGIHRGFCSVTSWRVDESWDPPYLRAHIKMVAYGTEDFVEGRCIAVSKRWKQLFKIHDPVRTLDSPCVAGVFSI; encoded by the coding sequence ATGTCGCGCCGGATGATGAAGAAGCCAAAGCTGGAGGAGACGGCAGGACAAGGAGATCCAGCGCTGCCGGTGTACATGCTGGTAGGCCACGGCAGCATGCGCCCTGCCTACTCCGTCTTCAAGGTGGACCCTTACGCCGGCGGCGCCAAAGGATCCCCGGGCCGCCTCCTCGCGCGTCTCAAGTGCAAGCACAGCAAGTCTTTCCTCCCCGTCAGATCCAAGCACGGGTCGTGGATCGTCGGAGTCGGCGGCAGCTCAACCAAGAGCCGCTACGGCGCGGAGGAGACCATCATCTTcgacaccgagtcgcatgaggtgATCACGGGACCCAATCCCGGGTCGACCAAGCCCAATCCTGTCCTGCTAGCCGTCGGGGAAAGGATCTACGCCATGGCCCGACGCCCCTCCATCAATGGCAGGGTCGACGACGCCTTCGACGGGCGTATCAACTTCCTGCCCTGGTTCGAGGTCCTTGATCTGTCCCAGGCAAAAGTGGTCGGCGGTTGCTTGACGGGCTGCGGATGGAAGGCCCTGCCGAGTCCTGCACCAGTCTTCCCCTGGGGCCAAAACCTGCACCAGTACATCAGCCGCACGACGAGCGATTTCGCAGTCAGGTCGTACGCCTCCGTCGGTTGCTACATACTGGTCTCCGTCTCTGGACAGCCGGGCACGTACGCGTTCGACACGGAGACGGAGCAGTGGACGACCGTGGATGAGAAGAATGATCTGCCATTCATCCAGCTCGCCATCCCGCACGGCCCAGAGCTCTTCCTCGGCATGTCAAGGGCCACTCGAGCCATTACGGCATACAAGATCACTGTTGTCGCTGGTGTGTCCCTGGCCATCATGGAGATCCCGGTCTTGTCTGACCTGCCAGGTGATGAGGAGGTAATGACCACCCATAACTTCTTGTCCCTGGGAATCCACCGTGGTTTTTGTTCAGTGACTAGCTGGAGGGTTGACGAAtcatgggatcctccctacttGCGTGCGCACATCAAGATGGTAGCTTATGGAACGGAGGATTTCGTCGAGGGGAGATGTATAGCCGTGTCCAAGCGCTGGAAGCAGCTTTTCAAGATTCATGATCCAGTGCGAACGCTAGATTCGCCTTGTGTGGCTGGCGTGTTCTCCATATGA
- the LOC139837811 gene encoding uncharacterized protein, whose translation MTRKRESVEPEDAVAKPVYLVVLHQVEQPSHSIVIAERSTTTTLVMIPLRHTKRGMSFSVVDSRWIVGIGGDYCCHFTIYDLSTSTESRGLGCTRTSHPKMDEGADFLPWFKGIIFKDGRAPEMGYFPSRKPPPPPSSPYCINPLEYLNPPDICVVVCTVVDSHILLFIYYKQQHQHEEDEKGTCAFDMDKRVWDMVHDKSHTGGIL comes from the exons ATGACTCGCAAGCGGGAGAGCGTAGAACCGGAAGATGCCGTCGCCAAGCCGGTGTACCTTGTGGTGTTGCACCAGGTCGAGCAACCCTCCCACTCCATCGTCATTGCTGAAAGGAGCACAACGACGACGCTGGTGATGATTCCCCTGCGCCACACCAAGCGTGGAATGTCCTTCTCGGTGGTGGACTCCCGGTGGATCGTCGGCATCGGCGGAGACTACTGTTGTCACTTCACTATCTACGACCTATCCACCTCCACGGAGTCGAGGGGGCTTGGTTGTACAAGAACAAG TCATCCCAAAATGGATGAAGGTGCCGATTTCCTACCCTGGTTCAAGGGGATCATCTTCAAGGACGGTCGCGCTCCTGAGATGGGCTATTTTCCCTCCCGTAAGCccccgccgcccccatcttcCCCCTACTGCATCAACCCGCTCGAGTACCTCAACCCGCCTGACATATGCGTCGTTGTGTGCACCGTCGTCGACTCCCATATCCTGCTCTTCATCTATTATAAGCAGCAGCACCAGCATGAGGAGGACGAGAAGGGGACATGCGCCTTCGACATGGACAAACGAGTGTGGGATATGGTGCATGACAAGAGCCACACCGGAGGAatactttga